One part of the Oceanihabitans sp. IOP_32 genome encodes these proteins:
- a CDS encoding ABC transporter permease, translating to MKQLLRIFKVALQAINKNKSRSLLTMIGIIIGVAAVIMTISAGDGAAKQVRDEISGLGSNLLMIRTKSERRAGINVRMGRHIGKREYDILKKGSVWMPKISPLVGIGAQVIGPDGNIPSTIYGVSEEYFDILNRAIELGEVFTEQDVKGANKVCVIGETIREELFSGRDPVGSQIRIDKVPFTVIGLLAAQGQGTMGQDQDDIIIAPYTTVQNRLYGRPHYNMIMASALNENVIDDAKLEATMLIREAHRLLPDQEDDFDITTQIEIQEVSGSVMNILTILMGAIGSISLIVGGVGIMNIMLVSVTERTREIGTRLAIGARESDILIQFLIEAMVLSLAGGIIGIIFGILGNQLVYQITDFVVPTSVTSVLIGFGFSVFIGVAFGFFPARKAAKLNPIDAIRYE from the coding sequence ATGAAACAGCTTTTAAGAATATTTAAAGTCGCGCTTCAAGCCATTAATAAGAATAAAAGTCGCAGTTTATTAACTATGATAGGTATTATTATTGGTGTGGCAGCGGTAATAATGACGATATCTGCTGGCGATGGTGCTGCAAAACAAGTGCGCGATGAGATTTCTGGCTTAGGTTCAAATTTATTAATGATACGTACCAAGTCTGAACGACGCGCTGGTATTAATGTAAGAATGGGGCGCCATATAGGCAAACGCGAATATGATATTTTAAAAAAAGGTTCGGTATGGATGCCAAAAATATCGCCTTTGGTGGGCATTGGCGCACAGGTAATTGGGCCAGATGGCAATATACCCAGCACGATTTATGGTGTTTCTGAAGAATATTTTGATATTTTAAACAGAGCCATCGAGTTGGGAGAAGTTTTTACAGAACAAGATGTAAAAGGTGCTAATAAGGTTTGTGTTATTGGAGAAACGATTCGCGAAGAATTATTTTCTGGTCGCGATCCCGTAGGAAGCCAAATACGTATTGATAAAGTGCCTTTTACCGTTATTGGTTTACTAGCTGCACAAGGGCAAGGCACTATGGGGCAAGATCAAGACGATATTATTATTGCACCGTACACCACGGTTCAAAATAGATTGTATGGGAGGCCCCACTACAATATGATTATGGCTAGTGCACTAAATGAAAATGTTATTGACGATGCTAAACTTGAAGCCACCATGCTAATAAGAGAAGCTCACCGGCTTTTACCAGACCAAGAAGATGATTTTGATATTACCACACAAATAGAAATTCAAGAAGTTTCGGGTAGCGTCATGAACATTTTAACCATTCTTATGGGGGCTATTGGAAGTATATCTTTAATTGTTGGTGGTGTGGGCATTATGAATATTATGCTCGTTTCGGTAACCGAGCGCACGCGCGAAATTGGAACTAGACTAGCCATTGGGGCAAGAGAAAGTGATATATTAATACAATTTCTAATAGAAGCTATGGTATTAAGTTTAGCGGGAGGTATTATTGGAATAATATTTGGTATCTTAGGAAATCAATTGGTTTACCAAATAACAGATTTTGTAGTTCCAACTTCGGTAACTTCCGTTTTAATAGGATTTGGTTTTTCTGTTTTTATAGGTGTCGCCTTTGGTTTTTTTCCTGCCAGAAAAGCTGCGAAATTGAATCCAATTGATGCCATACGTTATGAATAA
- a CDS encoding arsenate reductase family protein codes for MGQIATSNRQITLFYNSKSVRARKTLAYARVKGLAILRVDILKNKFTGTQIVELAHKLHCRVEDLVNQEHPAYKLRFKQHNFSTNDWIKMIQNNPVIMKQPIALRGNRTILVETPTDILKI; via the coding sequence ATGGGACAAATAGCCACTTCAAACCGACAAATCACTTTGTTTTACAATTCTAAATCTGTTAGAGCAAGAAAAACATTGGCCTATGCCAGAGTTAAGGGCTTGGCTATTCTGCGAGTTGATATCCTAAAAAATAAATTTACAGGAACACAAATCGTAGAACTAGCACACAAATTACATTGTCGTGTAGAAGATTTGGTAAATCAAGAGCATCCTGCTTACAAACTGCGTTTTAAACAGCATAATTTCTCTACAAACGATTGGATCAAAATGATACAGAACAACCCCGTAATTATGAAACAACCTATTGCTTTACGGGGTAATAGAACCATTTTAGTTGAAACTCCTACAGATATTTTAAAAATTTAA
- a CDS encoding dicarboxylate/amino acid:cation symporter: MLESRPLKNLSVHLENLVQGRLWLQVIIGLVVGAALGVLLNPSTGLFTEDFSSWLANWLDLPGQIFMRLVQMVMIPLIFASIVSGIVSNTSDNLKTFGLRLLLYFVFTTIVSIIIGTIITLIMKPGQYVYSLGGLPHSGENLSTPVEETDLFENVPMAISKLIPDNPLESILMGEMLGVVIFTIIIGVAITQLPHKTAQPIIRFTEAIQKICMIVISWAMMLVPYAVFGLMAALISRIGVEIFLGLGYYMLVVVIGLLLLLLFYLILVLVVAKKNPFKFLRAIREPQLLAFSTASSAAVMPVSMKTATEKLKVSNNISDFVIPIGATINMDGTALFQCVTTLFMAQAYGIELSVVSLILITSTVVAASIGTPSVPGGGVIILSTVLQSAGIPIDGLIVIIGIDRILGMFRTVVNVTGDLTSCLVFDRFYGTGIASNQIIETEELKTIDESRGLESRI; the protein is encoded by the coding sequence ATGTTAGAATCTAGACCCCTAAAAAACTTATCTGTTCATTTAGAAAATCTGGTACAAGGTCGCTTGTGGCTTCAAGTCATTATCGGACTCGTGGTTGGAGCCGCACTAGGTGTTTTGCTTAATCCATCTACCGGACTTTTTACTGAAGATTTTAGCTCGTGGTTGGCAAATTGGCTCGATCTACCAGGTCAAATATTTATGCGATTGGTTCAAATGGTCATGATTCCCTTAATATTTGCATCAATCGTATCGGGCATTGTTAGTAATACATCAGATAATTTAAAAACATTCGGCCTGCGATTGTTATTATATTTCGTTTTCACCACCATTGTTTCAATAATTATAGGTACGATAATCACTTTAATCATGAAGCCTGGTCAATATGTGTATTCCTTAGGCGGATTACCGCATAGTGGTGAAAACCTAAGCACTCCTGTTGAAGAAACCGATCTTTTTGAGAATGTACCCATGGCGATTTCAAAACTTATTCCAGACAATCCCTTGGAGTCGATTTTAATGGGCGAAATGCTAGGCGTTGTTATTTTTACCATAATTATTGGGGTAGCCATTACCCAATTACCTCATAAAACGGCACAACCTATTATTCGTTTTACTGAAGCGATTCAAAAAATTTGCATGATTGTAATTTCATGGGCCATGATGCTTGTTCCTTACGCCGTATTCGGGTTAATGGCTGCTTTAATATCAAGAATTGGTGTTGAAATATTTCTCGGGCTTGGCTATTATATGCTAGTTGTGGTTATAGGACTCTTATTATTACTTTTGTTTTACCTCATATTAGTCTTAGTAGTCGCCAAGAAAAATCCTTTTAAATTTTTACGTGCTATACGAGAACCACAATTACTCGCCTTTTCAACGGCCAGTTCTGCGGCTGTTATGCCTGTTTCTATGAAAACAGCTACTGAAAAACTAAAGGTATCTAATAATATTAGTGATTTTGTAATTCCTATTGGCGCCACTATAAATATGGATGGAACCGCTTTGTTTCAATGCGTCACCACACTATTTATGGCACAAGCTTATGGTATAGAATTATCTGTTGTAAGTTTAATACTCATCACATCTACAGTTGTTGCCGCTTCAATTGGGACTCCTTCTGTTCCTGGCGGTGGTGTAATCATTTTATCAACTGTATTGCAAAGTGCAGGAATCCCCATTGATGGATTAATTGTTATTATTGGTATAGACCGTATTTTAGGAATGTTTAGAACGGTAGTGAACGTAACGGGAGACCTTACATCATGCCTAGTTTTCGATAGATTTTATGGAACTGGAATAGCTTCCAATCAAATAATTGAAACTGAAGAACTAAAGACTATTGATGAGTCTAGAGGTTTAGAGTCTAGAATCTAG
- the glk gene encoding glucokinase — MTDKVTSLEIPFFSKGQIPLAFLNKDTPTEGRVLAADIGGTKTNLALFSIKEDKLQLLANSSYKTKNFDSFTDLFSAFSNQNGPNINAICLGVAGPVIEGVVQGTNFPWIIDQKEISKALKVSSVFVINDLEANAYGLSALKDHDFETLKYGENIAGNAAIISPGTGLGEAGLFWDGKKFFPFATEGGHCSFSPHNSLDVAVYNFMFQKYGDVSWERLLSGQGIIDMHEFLRQYRATPMPLWYKEKFEDEDPAALITKTAIENEDEVCIETLELFLRYLATEASQMALKMKATGGIFIGGGILPKIIKGIDKNRFATHFITSGKMRSLLEKMPVKVILNEKTPLFGAALYAAMGIKA; from the coding sequence ATGACGGATAAAGTTACGAGTTTAGAGATTCCATTTTTCAGCAAAGGTCAAATTCCCTTGGCTTTTTTGAATAAAGATACACCTACTGAGGGGCGGGTTTTAGCGGCCGATATTGGTGGAACAAAAACCAATTTAGCCCTTTTCAGCATTAAAGAAGATAAGCTGCAATTGCTTGCTAATTCCTCTTACAAAACAAAAAATTTTGATTCTTTTACAGACTTGTTTAGTGCGTTTTCCAACCAGAATGGTCCAAACATTAACGCTATTTGTCTTGGAGTAGCAGGACCTGTAATAGAAGGTGTTGTTCAGGGTACAAATTTTCCTTGGATTATAGATCAAAAAGAAATTAGTAAGGCTTTAAAGGTAAGCTCTGTTTTTGTTATAAACGATTTAGAGGCTAACGCTTATGGATTGTCGGCATTGAAAGATCATGATTTTGAAACCTTAAAATATGGAGAGAATATAGCAGGCAATGCCGCCATTATCTCCCCTGGAACAGGGCTGGGAGAGGCTGGTTTATTTTGGGATGGAAAGAAGTTTTTCCCCTTTGCTACCGAGGGTGGACACTGTTCTTTTAGTCCGCATAATAGTTTGGATGTTGCAGTTTATAATTTTATGTTTCAAAAATATGGGGATGTAAGTTGGGAAAGGCTATTATCTGGTCAAGGGATTATTGATATGCATGAGTTTTTAAGGCAATATCGAGCGACTCCCATGCCATTGTGGTATAAGGAAAAATTTGAAGATGAAGATCCTGCCGCATTAATTACCAAAACCGCAATTGAGAACGAAGATGAGGTCTGCATAGAAACTTTAGAGCTTTTTTTGAGGTATTTAGCGACTGAAGCTTCACAAATGGCTCTAAAAATGAAAGCCACTGGTGGTATTTTTATTGGTGGAGGTATATTGCCAAAAATTATAAAAGGCATAGATAAAAATCGCTTTGCTACTCATTTTATTACATCTGGAAAAATGAGATCTTTATTAGAGAAAATGCCTGTAAAAGTAATTTTGAATGAAAAAACACCCCTTTTTGGCGCAGCACTTTACGCCGCCATGGGAATCAAGGCTTAG
- a CDS encoding carboxymuconolactone decarboxylase family protein: MIKDYSKNYNDLTKLMGELGAKIPSTMKGFNELHKASIAKGALTTKTKELIALGIAIAVRCDGCIAFHVHDALKSGASSQDIMETIGVAVMMGGGPAVVYGCEAMEALNQFIVLEN, from the coding sequence ATGATTAAGGACTATTCAAAAAACTATAACGACCTCACAAAATTAATGGGAGAATTGGGTGCCAAAATACCTTCGACCATGAAAGGATTTAACGAACTTCATAAAGCCAGTATCGCCAAAGGTGCATTAACCACAAAAACCAAAGAACTTATCGCCTTGGGCATTGCCATAGCAGTAAGGTGCGATGGCTGTATCGCTTTTCACGTTCACGATGCCCTAAAATCAGGTGCCTCTTCCCAAGATATTATGGAAACCATTGGTGTAGCGGTAATGATGGGCGGAGGACCTGCCGTTGTTTATGGTTGTGAGGCCATGGAAGCTTTAAATCAATTTATAGTATTGGAAAACTAA
- the ftsH gene encoding ATP-dependent zinc metalloprotease FtsH — translation MKKPNKDNPSSKKTKDNKPNFPSKGLWLYVLFIVGLFVLLPLFNSSSPKEISWSHFEQNILAQNDVEKIIVVNREIAEIYIKKERRDDPKYEDIGVGILSSEAAPQYAITIGSVEGFENKLQKAQDGFSTENKVDIIYQNRTNWLESFSWILPFIIIILFWLFILRRMGSRGGMGSSPFNFSKTSARIIETEGKSAVTFNDVAGLKEAKVEVMEVVDFLKNPETYTKLGAKIPKGVMLVGPPGTGKTLLARAVAGEAKVPFFSMSGSEFVEMFVGVGASRVRDLFKQAKSKAPSIIFIDEIDAVGRSRGKGNALQSNDERESTLNQLLTELDGFGANTGVIVLAATNRPDVLDKALLRPGRFDRHIYLDLPNKVEREEIFQVHIRRLKLAEDVNIEQLATLSPGFSGADIANICNEAALIAARHKKQLIEHSDFIEARNRIIGGLERKSKIISPKEKKTIAYHEAGHAVVSWYLEHVDALLKVSIIPRGRSLGSTWYLPEERQIVTKSQFKDQICASLGGRAAEDLIFNEVSSGALDDLEKVTKQAYTMVAYYGLDKTIGPLSYYDSKGEYQGLLGKPYSEHTAKLIDNRVHDLINESYNRTFELLEKHKDELEKLAQLLLEKEVVYKEDLVGILGKRFIETVEKN, via the coding sequence ATGAAAAAACCAAATAAAGATAATCCGTCTTCTAAGAAAACAAAAGATAATAAACCCAATTTTCCTTCAAAAGGATTATGGTTATATGTATTGTTTATCGTAGGTCTATTTGTTTTGTTACCACTATTTAATTCGTCATCGCCTAAAGAGATAAGCTGGTCGCATTTTGAACAAAATATATTAGCTCAGAACGATGTTGAAAAAATTATAGTAGTAAATAGAGAAATTGCTGAGATTTACATAAAAAAAGAGCGTCGCGATGATCCGAAATATGAAGATATCGGTGTAGGAATTCTTTCTTCTGAAGCTGCACCACAATACGCTATTACTATTGGCTCGGTTGAAGGTTTTGAAAATAAATTACAAAAAGCGCAAGACGGTTTTTCTACAGAAAACAAAGTCGATATTATTTATCAAAACAGAACTAATTGGTTGGAGAGTTTCTCCTGGATTTTACCTTTTATAATAATTATCTTATTTTGGTTATTCATTCTACGCCGGATGGGAAGCCGAGGCGGTATGGGTAGTTCGCCTTTTAATTTTAGTAAAACCAGTGCTAGAATTATTGAAACAGAAGGTAAAAGTGCAGTAACCTTTAATGACGTAGCTGGTTTAAAAGAGGCTAAAGTTGAGGTTATGGAAGTTGTAGACTTTCTTAAAAATCCAGAGACCTACACCAAATTAGGTGCTAAAATTCCTAAAGGTGTTATGTTAGTAGGCCCACCAGGCACAGGAAAAACCTTGTTGGCTAGGGCTGTTGCAGGCGAAGCAAAAGTACCTTTTTTCTCGATGTCGGGATCTGAGTTTGTAGAGATGTTTGTTGGTGTTGGTGCCTCCAGAGTGCGCGATTTATTTAAACAAGCTAAGAGCAAAGCACCAAGTATAATTTTTATTGACGAAATTGATGCCGTTGGTCGTTCTAGAGGAAAAGGAAACGCCTTACAATCTAATGATGAGCGTGAAAGCACATTAAACCAACTGCTCACAGAACTTGACGGTTTTGGAGCAAATACTGGAGTTATTGTACTTGCGGCAACCAACAGACCAGATGTTTTAGATAAAGCACTTTTACGTCCTGGAAGATTCGATAGGCATATTTATTTAGACTTACCCAATAAGGTAGAGCGCGAAGAAATTTTTCAAGTGCATATTCGTCGTTTAAAACTTGCCGAGGATGTAAATATTGAACAATTAGCCACATTAAGCCCTGGGTTTTCTGGAGCAGATATTGCTAATATTTGTAATGAAGCCGCACTAATTGCTGCACGCCATAAAAAACAACTTATAGAACACAGTGATTTTATTGAAGCTAGAAATCGAATAATAGGAGGTTTAGAACGTAAAAGTAAAATTATATCACCCAAAGAAAAGAAAACTATTGCCTACCACGAAGCAGGTCATGCTGTAGTAAGCTGGTATTTAGAACATGTAGACGCTTTATTAAAAGTATCTATTATTCCAAGGGGGAGATCCTTAGGTTCAACTTGGTACTTACCAGAAGAGCGCCAAATTGTAACCAAATCGCAATTTAAAGATCAAATCTGTGCCTCTTTAGGTGGACGTGCTGCGGAAGACTTAATTTTTAACGAAGTCTCTTCTGGCGCCTTAGACGATCTTGAAAAAGTAACTAAACAAGCTTATACCATGGTGGCCTACTACGGTCTGGATAAAACTATTGGCCCTTTAAGCTATTACGATTCTAAGGGTGAATATCAAGGCTTACTAGGCAAACCTTACAGCGAACATACTGCCAAATTAATAGACAATAGGGTACATGATTTAATAAATGAAAGCTATAACAGAACATTCGAGTTATTAGAAAAACACAAAGATGAGCTTGAAAAACTAGCACAATTACTTTTAGAAAAGGAAGTGGTGTATAAAGAAGATTTAGTAGGCATTCTGGGAAAACGATTTATAGAAACCGTTGAAAAAAATTAA
- a CDS encoding MgtC/SapB family protein → MQTYQDLLKSISPYLFGVLISTGLGLIIGLEREFDKLKEKGFAGMRTFPIVAIIGFSIGNLKNQFTPWIVVISLGCFVLFLALYHFSHKLEEYGQGLTTNLALIATFILGVMVSVEFYREAVATAVIIVTLLSLKTRFRSVISNITSEELFAFIKFAIIALLILPFLPNKSFGPNNLLNPFEIGSIIVIVSLINFIGYFLVKFAGSKKGIIITAILGGLISSTAVAWNYAAKSKESPELSKKYSAGIIAASAIMFPRLAFMVYIFNKELLVYIALPFAVLTIVCLAATFILIRKDDNKPNTNINLGNPLDILNAIGFGFIYLIISFAVFYSNQYFGERGLYYSAFIAGLADTDAITISMSKFSLDTNNLLLASSVIIAATLSNMFVKLGITVLNGSKVAGKSVGYAFGSVIVLGLIYILFN, encoded by the coding sequence ATGCAAACATACCAAGACTTATTGAAATCGATTAGTCCTTACCTATTTGGTGTTTTAATAAGCACTGGCTTAGGACTTATAATAGGTTTAGAAAGGGAGTTTGACAAACTCAAAGAAAAAGGATTTGCGGGTATGCGCACCTTCCCTATTGTTGCTATTATTGGCTTTTCTATAGGAAATCTTAAAAATCAATTTACTCCCTGGATCGTCGTTATTAGTTTAGGTTGTTTTGTACTATTTCTGGCATTATACCATTTTTCTCATAAACTAGAAGAATACGGTCAAGGGCTTACCACAAATTTAGCTTTAATCGCTACCTTTATTTTAGGGGTCATGGTTTCGGTAGAATTTTATAGAGAAGCTGTTGCCACTGCTGTTATTATTGTCACCTTACTCTCCCTTAAAACTCGATTTAGGTCGGTTATTAGCAATATAACCTCCGAAGAGCTTTTTGCGTTTATAAAATTCGCTATAATCGCCTTACTCATTCTTCCTTTTTTACCGAATAAAAGCTTTGGTCCAAACAATTTATTAAATCCTTTTGAAATAGGCTCTATTATTGTAATCGTTTCATTAATTAACTTTATTGGTTACTTTTTAGTAAAATTTGCGGGCTCCAAGAAAGGAATTATCATCACAGCAATTCTTGGTGGCCTTATATCGAGTACTGCAGTAGCATGGAACTATGCTGCAAAAAGTAAGGAGTCGCCAGAATTATCTAAAAAATACAGTGCAGGAATTATTGCTGCCTCTGCAATCATGTTTCCTAGGCTCGCTTTTATGGTTTATATATTTAATAAAGAGCTTTTGGTTTACATTGCTCTACCTTTTGCTGTGCTAACCATAGTCTGTCTTGCTGCAACTTTTATTTTAATACGAAAAGATGATAATAAACCCAATACCAACATAAATTTAGGAAATCCTTTAGATATTTTAAATGCCATAGGTTTTGGTTTTATTTATCTCATTATTTCATTTGCCGTATTTTATAGCAATCAATATTTTGGAGAACGCGGTTTGTACTATTCAGCTTTTATAGCAGGTCTTGCAGATACAGATGCTATAACCATAAGCATGTCCAAATTTTCATTAGATACAAACAATCTCCTACTAGCATCATCAGTAATCATTGCAGCCACGCTAAGTAATATGTTTGTAAAACTGGGCATTACGGTTTTAAATGGTTCTAAAGTTGCTGGTAAAAGCGTTGGTTATGCTTTTGGTAGCGTTATTGTTTTAGGGCTTATTTATATTCTCTTTAACTAG
- a CDS encoding PepSY-like domain-containing protein — translation MKNQINQVLLLSVLLVFSITSCVDDKIIPATDLPQEISTYLESHFPENKVVQATVDKELFSKSYEVILKDNATLKFNSKNKITDIEATSKLPNSVIPIQILDYVKTNYPNEVITDWELEDKNQQVELDNGITLEFTMEGEFLRIDS, via the coding sequence ATGAAAAATCAAATAAATCAAGTCTTACTACTTAGTGTTTTACTCGTATTTAGCATAACCAGCTGTGTAGACGATAAAATTATCCCAGCAACCGATTTACCACAGGAAATTAGCACCTATTTAGAATCGCATTTTCCAGAAAATAAAGTAGTACAAGCAACTGTTGATAAAGAGTTGTTTTCAAAATCCTACGAAGTCATTTTAAAAGATAATGCAACTTTAAAATTTAACTCAAAAAACAAAATCACAGATATTGAAGCTACATCAAAACTCCCAAACAGCGTAATACCGATTCAAATTCTAGATTATGTAAAAACCAACTATCCTAATGAGGTGATTACAGATTGGGAATTGGAAGACAAAAATCAACAAGTAGAATTAGACAACGGCATAACCCTAGAATTTACCATGGAGGGCGAGTTTTTAAGAATAGACAGCTAA
- a CDS encoding HdeD family acid-resistance protein: MTVGILRSVQKTAKNWWLSLILGVLFIFLGIWVLRTPLTSYISLSILFSISIFLSGLFGIIFSISNRTQIDGWGWHLAGGIFDLIVGVLLILHPALTMSILPFYLGFWVLFRGVFGIGLSFQLKSFGTPNWGWLLALGILTVLFSFLLLLNPVLAGLSIVFMTAFSFVALGVFRIFLAFDLKKIHNRVKKI, encoded by the coding sequence ATGACAGTAGGTATATTGCGTTCGGTACAAAAAACAGCTAAAAATTGGTGGCTCTCTCTTATTCTGGGAGTATTATTTATCTTTTTGGGAATTTGGGTGTTAAGAACACCTTTAACAAGCTATATTTCTTTAAGTATACTTTTTAGCATTTCAATCTTTCTCTCTGGGCTATTTGGTATTATTTTTTCAATTTCAAATAGAACTCAAATAGATGGATGGGGATGGCATCTCGCCGGTGGGATTTTCGATTTAATTGTTGGTGTATTACTAATATTACATCCCGCATTAACCATGAGTATTTTACCTTTTTATCTTGGTTTCTGGGTGTTGTTTAGAGGCGTTTTTGGCATTGGCCTATCGTTTCAGCTAAAATCTTTTGGTACGCCAAATTGGGGATGGTTATTAGCCTTAGGAATCTTAACTGTACTCTTTTCTTTTTTACTATTATTAAATCCTGTTTTAGCTGGATTAAGTATTGTGTTCATGACGGCATTCTCGTTTGTGGCTTTAGGGGTATTTAGAATTTTTTTAGCGTTCGATTTAAAGAAAATTCACAATAGAGTTAAAAAGATTTAA
- a CDS encoding TspO/MBR family protein — MIYRLTIFLVINFAALSLGSYLGGKGPSSNWYASIAKAPWTPPGWVFGVSWFTIMICFSIYLAYLWPIVDNKKLLIGLLALQYLLNIAWNPVFFYYHNILAGLIIIIGLSAVVGFFLFFYWDALKYKSLLIMPYFIWLLIATSLNGYSVLKN, encoded by the coding sequence ATGATTTATAGACTTACAATCTTCTTGGTAATCAATTTTGCAGCACTTAGCTTAGGAAGCTATCTGGGTGGTAAAGGCCCTTCGTCGAACTGGTATGCCAGTATTGCCAAGGCGCCATGGACACCACCTGGCTGGGTGTTTGGCGTTTCTTGGTTTACCATAATGATTTGTTTTAGTATTTATCTAGCGTATTTATGGCCTATTGTCGATAACAAAAAGCTTCTTATTGGCTTATTGGCACTTCAATATTTACTTAATATCGCTTGGAATCCCGTATTTTTTTATTACCACAATATCTTAGCAGGACTAATTATTATAATCGGACTTAGCGCCGTTGTAGGTTTCTTCTTGTTTTTCTATTGGGATGCTTTAAAATACAAATCGCTTTTAATTATGCCCTACTTTATATGGTTACTCATAGCCACATCATTAAATGGCTATTCCGTATTAAAAAATTAA
- a CDS encoding S1C family serine protease, translating into MKKLPVIILLLIPILAKTQNLAALYDEVKSSVVFIEILNLTTEGSGDDKTLVASAKQGSGVLISEDGLIWTASHVVQSAEVLGVQFLDGDIYEAKVLSTNPMADVALIKIKDSFLLKEKKVAPIGDSDRTKIGEDVFVIGAPFGIKQSITKGVLSGKHNLEKLNNSFVKAELLQTDAAINRGNSGGPMFNMKGEIIGITSSIYSESGAFNGIGFAISSNVAQKLLMESPNIWTGMESVVVSGDLAKALNLPQESGLLILSLSTQGVMSKLGLQGGTIPITIKDAEIVIGGDIILSIAGIEIEDINFSELVKEKVKSYKKGEKIPLQFLRNGKIQVLHFVKE; encoded by the coding sequence ATGAAAAAATTACCTGTTATTATTCTGCTATTAATTCCCATTCTAGCAAAAACACAAAATTTAGCAGCGCTTTACGACGAGGTAAAATCTTCGGTAGTTTTTATTGAAATTTTAAACCTCACTACCGAAGGATCTGGTGATGATAAAACCCTAGTGGCATCTGCAAAACAAGGCTCTGGTGTTTTAATTTCTGAAGATGGGTTAATCTGGACCGCTTCTCACGTGGTACAGTCTGCAGAGGTTCTTGGTGTTCAGTTTTTAGATGGTGACATTTATGAGGCCAAGGTATTATCAACCAATCCCATGGCAGATGTAGCACTCATTAAAATTAAAGACTCTTTTTTGCTCAAGGAAAAAAAAGTAGCACCTATTGGTGATTCTGACCGGACTAAAATAGGTGAAGATGTTTTTGTTATTGGCGCACCATTTGGAATAAAACAATCCATAACCAAAGGGGTTTTAAGCGGAAAACATAATCTTGAAAAACTTAATAATAGTTTTGTTAAAGCTGAACTTTTACAAACAGATGCAGCAATTAACAGAGGAAATTCTGGAGGTCCCATGTTTAACATGAAAGGTGAAATTATTGGTATTACAAGCAGTATTTATAGCGAATCGGGAGCGTTTAATGGAATTGGATTCGCTATTTCTTCAAATGTTGCACAAAAACTCCTCATGGAAAGTCCGAATATTTGGACTGGTATGGAATCGGTTGTGGTGTCTGGAGACTTGGCCAAAGCACTCAATTTACCACAAGAATCTGGTTTATTAATTTTAAGCTTATCCACCCAAGGTGTTATGAGCAAACTAGGGCTTCAAGGCGGCACAATACCCATAACCATTAAAGATGCCGAAATTGTTATTGGTGGGGATATTATCTTGAGTATTGCCGGCATCGAAATTGAAGATATTAATTTTTCAGAACTCGTAAAAGAAAAAGTAAAATCATACAAAAAAGGAGAGAAAATCCCATTGCAATTTTTAAGAAATGGTAAAATTCAAGTCCTTCATTTTGTAAAAGAATAG
- a CDS encoding CDP-alcohol phosphatidyltransferase family protein — protein sequence MLTFKNYNIADWFSFYRIVAAPFLLLLVWLDYRLVFSWVLSISYATDAIDGFIARKLNITSPRGSQLDSFGDQITLVVGLIGLYFFENEFIIKNLLLICIAFAPYIMQMVLAYYKYGKATAFHTYLAKLSAIVQSIFILWSLFFSPEYSLFYIMIVVGILETLEEIILIFMYRNWTADVKGIYWALKDKRRLKL from the coding sequence ATGCTAACATTTAAAAATTATAATATTGCCGATTGGTTTTCGTTTTACCGCATTGTTGCAGCACCTTTTTTATTGCTTTTAGTTTGGTTAGATTACAGGCTTGTTTTTTCTTGGGTCTTATCAATTAGTTACGCCACAGATGCTATTGACGGTTTTATAGCACGAAAACTAAACATAACCAGCCCTAGAGGTTCCCAACTAGATTCTTTTGGAGATCAAATAACCTTAGTAGTTGGTTTAATTGGGCTGTACTTTTTTGAAAATGAATTTATAATCAAAAATCTCTTATTAATCTGCATAGCTTTTGCGCCCTATATTATGCAAATGGTTTTAGCCTATTATAAGTACGGAAAGGCCACAGCATTTCATACCTATTTAGCAAAATTATCTGCTATTGTGCAAAGCATTTTTATATTGTGGTCCTTGTTTTTTTCACCTGAGTATAGTTTGTTTTATATCATGATTGTTGTTGGCATATTAGAAACCTTAGAGGAAATTATATTAATCTTTATGTATCGCAATTGGACAGCCGATGTTAAAGGCATATATTGGGCTCTTAAAGACAAAAGACGTCTAAAATTATAA